A genomic stretch from Kogia breviceps isolate mKogBre1 chromosome 1, mKogBre1 haplotype 1, whole genome shotgun sequence includes:
- the SLAMF6 gene encoding SLAM family member 6 isoform X2: MSRTLTALRSPAPFSTAKSMIWLFQSLTLACCLGPGNTVSQTSSTPLIVNGVMGESVTLTLKFPVEEKIMSITWLHDGKSIIFIEPNEPLNRVTDPKRKNQLKVIESYSLQISNLTMADTGSYRAQITTPTSSLFTSYDLRIFRRLRNLQVVSHTKWSKNRTCEIHLTCSVDNPKDSVLFRWQVSGNTLQSDANLTVSWDPKSFDEETYTCVAENAVSNSSFSVSVQSLCQSVTNEKNEHLDTTWIVVAVSSICIVVVIIVLFVWRKKIGFFQFSTQQTQCPETVRNLEYASFSPGNTVYVHVTHSNKEMEIPKPVKNNDPATIYSEVQQSQEKANLFQDNCPSPCHVSC, encoded by the exons GGAACACAGTTTCACAAACCAGCTCAACCCCATTGATTGTGAACGGGGTCATGGGGGAGTCTGTAACACTTACCCTGAAGTTTCCTGTGGAAGAGAAGATCATGTCCATCACCTGGCTTCATGACGGAAAATCTATCATCTTCATAGAGCCAAATGAACCACTAAACAGGGTGACTGACCCAAAGCGGAAAAATCAGTTGAAGGTCATCGAGTCCTACTCCTTGCAGATCAGCAACCTGACGATGGCAGACACAGGATCTTACAGAGCCCAGATAACCACACCGACCTCTTCACTGTTTACCAGTTATGATCTGAGGATCTTCA GAAGACTGAGGAACTTACAAGTTGTCTCTCACACCAAATGGTCTAAAAACAGGACCTGTGAGATCCACCTGACCTGCTCTGTGGACAATCCAAAGGATAGCGTCTTATTCAGGTGGCAGGTCTCAGGAAACACACTTCAAAGTGATGCAAACCTCACTGTCTCCTGGGACCCCAAGAGTTTCGATGAAGAGACCTACACCTGCGTAGCTGAGAATGCTGTCAGCAATTcatccttctctgtctctgtccagaGTCTCTGCCAAA gtgttactaatgaaaaaaatgaacacctgGATACCACGTGGATTGTAGTGGCAGTTTCTTCAATATGTATAGTCGTAGTCATCATCGTGTTATttgtttggaggaaaaaaatag gtttctTTCAATTCTCTACTCAGCAAACCCAGTGTCCTG AGACTGTGAGGAACTTAGAGTATGCTTCCTTCTCTCCAGGGAACACTGTGTATGTTCATGTCACCCATTCAAACAAG GAAATGGAAATCCCAAAACCTGTGAAAAACAATGACCCCGCCACAATTTACTCTGAAGTTCAACAGTCCCAAGAG AAAGCCAATCTATTCCAGGACAACTGCCCTTCACCATGTCATGTAAGTTGCTGA
- the SLAMF6 gene encoding SLAM family member 6 isoform X1, whose amino-acid sequence MSRTLTALRSPAPFSTAKSMIWLFQSLTLACCLGPGNTVSQTSSTPLIVNGVMGESVTLTLKFPVEEKIMSITWLHDGKSIIFIEPNEPLNRVTDPKRKNQLKVIESYSLQISNLTMADTGSYRAQITTPTSSLFTSYDLRIFRRLRNLQVVSHTKWSKNRTCEIHLTCSVDNPKDSVLFRWQVSGNTLQSDANLTVSWDPKSFDEETYTCVAENAVSNSSFSVSVQSLCQSVTNEKNEHLDTTWIVVAVSSICIVVVIIVLFVWRKKIGFFQFSTQQTQCPAETVRNLEYASFSPGNTVYVHVTHSNKEMEIPKPVKNNDPATIYSEVQQSQEKANLFQDNCPSPCHVSC is encoded by the exons GGAACACAGTTTCACAAACCAGCTCAACCCCATTGATTGTGAACGGGGTCATGGGGGAGTCTGTAACACTTACCCTGAAGTTTCCTGTGGAAGAGAAGATCATGTCCATCACCTGGCTTCATGACGGAAAATCTATCATCTTCATAGAGCCAAATGAACCACTAAACAGGGTGACTGACCCAAAGCGGAAAAATCAGTTGAAGGTCATCGAGTCCTACTCCTTGCAGATCAGCAACCTGACGATGGCAGACACAGGATCTTACAGAGCCCAGATAACCACACCGACCTCTTCACTGTTTACCAGTTATGATCTGAGGATCTTCA GAAGACTGAGGAACTTACAAGTTGTCTCTCACACCAAATGGTCTAAAAACAGGACCTGTGAGATCCACCTGACCTGCTCTGTGGACAATCCAAAGGATAGCGTCTTATTCAGGTGGCAGGTCTCAGGAAACACACTTCAAAGTGATGCAAACCTCACTGTCTCCTGGGACCCCAAGAGTTTCGATGAAGAGACCTACACCTGCGTAGCTGAGAATGCTGTCAGCAATTcatccttctctgtctctgtccagaGTCTCTGCCAAA gtgttactaatgaaaaaaatgaacacctgGATACCACGTGGATTGTAGTGGCAGTTTCTTCAATATGTATAGTCGTAGTCATCATCGTGTTATttgtttggaggaaaaaaatag gtttctTTCAATTCTCTACTCAGCAAACCCAGTGTCCTG CAGAGACTGTGAGGAACTTAGAGTATGCTTCCTTCTCTCCAGGGAACACTGTGTATGTTCATGTCACCCATTCAAACAAG GAAATGGAAATCCCAAAACCTGTGAAAAACAATGACCCCGCCACAATTTACTCTGAAGTTCAACAGTCCCAAGAG AAAGCCAATCTATTCCAGGACAACTGCCCTTCACCATGTCATGTAAGTTGCTGA